In Streptococcus sp. SN-1, a single genomic region encodes these proteins:
- a CDS encoding LCP family protein: protein MSRRFKKSRSQKVKRSVNIVLLTIYLLLVGFLLFLIFKYNILAFRHVNIVVAAFALIVAVTAALLIIYKKAEKFTIFFLTLAVLVSSVSLFTLQQFVGFTSHINATSNYSEYSLSVVVLKDSDINNVAQLSSVMGPTDTDNENIQKLIADIKTSQNKDLTVDKSTSYLSTYKSLISGEAKAIVLNSVFENIIEAEYPDYASKIKKIYTKKMTKDVETPKVSKDRFFNIYVSGIDTYGAISSVSRSDVNILMTVNRDTKRILLTTTPRDSYVPIADGGNNQKDKLTHAGIYGVDSSIHTLENLYGIDINYYVRLNFTSFLKLIDLLGGVDVYNDQEFTALHGKFHFPVGNVHLDSEQALGFVRERYSLADGDRDRGRNQQKVIVAIIQKLTSTEALKNYNSILQGLQDSLQTNMPIETMMDLVNTQLESGGNYKVNSQDLKGTGRMDLPSYAMPDSSLYMMEIDESSLATVKVAIQDVMEGR, encoded by the coding sequence ATGAGTAGACGTTTTAAAAAATCACGTTCACAGAAAGTGAAGCGAAGTGTTAATATAGTTTTGTTGACTATTTATTTATTGTTAGTTGGTTTTTTATTGTTCTTAATCTTTAAGTACAATATACTTGCTTTCAGGCACGTTAATATAGTGGTAGCAGCTTTTGCCTTGATTGTTGCTGTGACTGCCGCACTATTAATAATCTATAAAAAAGCAGAAAAGTTCACGATTTTCTTTTTGACACTAGCTGTTTTAGTGAGTTCAGTTTCTTTATTTACTCTGCAGCAATTTGTAGGATTTACAAGTCATATTAATGCAACTTCAAATTATTCAGAGTATTCCCTCAGTGTTGTTGTTTTAAAGGATAGCGATATCAATAATGTTGCCCAATTATCTAGTGTTATGGGGCCAACAGATACGGATAATGAGAATATTCAAAAGTTAATAGCTGATATTAAGACGAGTCAAAATAAGGATTTGACAGTTGATAAAAGTACTTCTTACTTGTCAACTTATAAAAGTTTGATTTCTGGAGAAGCCAAAGCTATTGTCTTAAATAGTGTATTTGAGAATATTATTGAGGCAGAGTATCCAGACTATGCTTCTAAAATTAAGAAAATTTACACTAAAAAAATGACCAAGGATGTTGAGACCCCTAAGGTATCTAAAGATCGCTTCTTTAATATCTATGTCAGTGGTATTGATACTTACGGTGCCATTAGTTCAGTTTCACGCTCAGATGTCAATATCCTGATGACGGTCAATAGGGATACGAAGAGAATCCTTCTTACAACAACTCCACGAGATTCATATGTTCCTATTGCTGATGGTGGAAACAATCAAAAGGATAAATTGACTCATGCTGGTATATACGGGGTTGATTCATCTATTCATACCCTAGAGAACCTTTATGGTATAGATATTAATTATTATGTTCGTTTGAATTTCACCTCATTTTTGAAATTGATTGACCTATTGGGAGGAGTAGATGTTTATAACGATCAAGAATTTACAGCTCTACATGGGAAGTTCCATTTTCCAGTGGGAAATGTCCATCTAGACTCTGAGCAAGCTCTAGGTTTTGTGCGTGAACGCTACTCACTAGCCGATGGAGACCGTGATCGTGGTCGCAACCAACAAAAGGTTATTGTAGCAATCATTCAGAAGTTAACTTCTACAGAGGCATTGAAAAACTATAATAGTATTCTTCAAGGATTGCAGGATTCCCTTCAGACAAATATGCCGATTGAGACTATGATGGATCTAGTGAATACTCAATTGGAAAGCGGAGGAAACTATAAAGTAAATTCTCAAGATTTAAAAGGGACAGGTCGGATGGATCTTCCTTCTTATGCAATGCCAGACAGTAGTCTCTATATGATGGAAATAGATGAGAGTAGTTTAGCTACAGTTAAAGTAGCTATACAGGATGTGATGGAGGGTAGATAA
- a CDS encoding peptide ABC transporter substrate-binding protein, with product MTTKKRVLSAGLTFAAALLLAACGQSGSDTKTYSSTFSGNPTTFNYLLDYYADNTAIITNLVDGLLENDNHGNLVPSLAEDWSVSSDGLTYTYKLRKDAKWFTADGEEYAPVKAQDFVTGIKYAVDNKSQAIDLIQNSIKGLNDYITGADSDFSKVGVKAIDDQTVEYTLARPEPYWNSKTMNSILFPVNEEFLNSKGKDFGTLSPDSILYSGPYLLKDFTSKSSIEYVKNPHYYDHNKVSIEHVKLAYFDGSDQELTIRNFESGAYSIAGVYPNSSNFAKTKEKYKDNIVYSLQDKTSWYFNFNVNRKAYNHTSKTTDEQKKSTETAVLNKNFRQAVNFALDRTAYSAQSNGEEAASKTLRNTLVPPTFVQVGDKTFGEVVASKLVNYGTEWSGINLADAQDAYFNKEKAQAKFAEAKKELASQGVTFPIHLDVAVDQTSKNAVTGMNSVKQTLESVLGADNIVIDVQQLSTDDFNNVAFLAPTPADRDYDLNFDGWVGDYQDPSTYLNPFNAEDGFYLKIFGLDAQEDKAKIASLGLDTYTKMLKDADSENKDVAKRYEKYAEAQAWMIDNSLIMSAMSSGGTASVTKVTPFTRGYSLVGIKGDGNNYKYMKLQKDTVTTKQYEEAKTKWEQESKKAIEKAQKEAENHVK from the coding sequence ATGACTACAAAAAAGCGTGTCCTTAGTGCAGGCCTGACTTTTGCGGCTGCCTTGCTTTTAGCTGCTTGCGGACAATCAGGTTCAGATACAAAAACTTACTCATCAACCTTTAGTGGAAACCCAACTACATTTAACTACTTGTTAGACTACTACGCTGATAATACAGCTATTATTACTAACCTAGTTGATGGTTTGCTTGAAAATGATAACCACGGAAACCTAGTTCCATCTTTGGCAGAAGACTGGTCTGTTTCAAGCGACGGTCTGACTTACACCTATAAACTGAGAAAAGATGCCAAATGGTTCACAGCTGACGGTGAAGAGTACGCCCCAGTCAAGGCACAGGATTTTGTGACAGGGATTAAGTACGCAGTGGACAATAAATCACAGGCCATTGACTTGATACAAAACTCGATCAAGGGCTTGAATGATTATATTACAGGAGCGGATTCTGACTTTTCTAAGGTTGGGGTGAAGGCCATTGACGACCAGACTGTTGAGTATACTTTGGCACGTCCAGAACCCTACTGGAATTCAAAAACAATGAATAGTATTCTTTTCCCAGTCAACGAAGAGTTTCTAAATTCAAAAGGGAAAGATTTTGGTACCCTATCTCCAGATAGCATTCTCTACAGCGGACCTTATTTGTTAAAAGATTTCACATCAAAATCATCGATCGAGTATGTGAAAAATCCGCATTACTATGATCATAATAAAGTATCGATTGAACACGTGAAATTGGCCTATTTTGATGGTTCAGACCAAGAATTGACCATCCGTAACTTTGAAAGTGGAGCTTATTCTATCGCTGGGGTTTATCCAAATAGTTCAAACTTTGCTAAGACCAAGGAAAAATATAAGGATAATATCGTCTATAGCTTGCAGGACAAGACTTCTTGGTATTTTAATTTCAACGTCAACCGTAAGGCTTACAACCATACGTCTAAAACGACAGACGAGCAGAAGAAGTCAACTGAGACAGCTGTCTTGAACAAAAACTTCCGCCAAGCGGTGAACTTTGCCTTGGACCGCACAGCCTATTCTGCTCAGTCAAATGGGGAAGAAGCGGCTAGCAAGACCCTTCGTAACACCCTAGTACCTCCTACATTTGTTCAAGTGGGAGACAAGACCTTTGGAGAAGTAGTTGCTTCTAAATTGGTCAACTATGGTACAGAATGGTCAGGTATTAACTTGGCAGATGCTCAAGATGCCTATTTCAACAAAGAAAAAGCCCAAGCAAAATTTGCGGAAGCTAAAAAAGAATTGGCAAGTCAAGGTGTGACTTTCCCTATTCACTTGGATGTTGCAGTTGATCAGACAAGTAAAAATGCTGTGACAGGCATGAACTCAGTTAAGCAGACCCTTGAGTCAGTTTTAGGTGCCGATAACATTGTCATTGATGTTCAACAACTTTCAACAGATGATTTTAATAACGTAGCCTTCTTGGCACCGACACCAGCTGATCGTGACTATGATTTGAACTTTGATGGTTGGGTAGGTGACTACCAGGATCCATCAACTTATCTCAATCCTTTCAATGCAGAGGATGGATTCTATCTCAAGATCTTTGGTCTAGATGCTCAGGAAGATAAAGCTAAGATTGCTAGCCTGGGGCTTGATACCTACACCAAGATGCTCAAAGATGCAGATAGTGAAAATAAAGATGTAGCCAAACGCTATGAAAAATATGCTGAAGCACAGGCTTGGATGATTGACAATTCTCTGATTATGTCAGCAATGTCAAGTGGTGGTACAGCATCTGTAACCAAAGTAACGCCATTTACAAGAGGGTATTCACTGGTCGGTATCAAGGGTGACGGCAATAACTACAAGTACATGAAACTGCAAAAAGATACTGTTACAACCAAACAGTATGAAGAAGCTAAGACTAAATGGGAGCAAGAAAGCAAAAAAGCCATCGAAAAAGCTCAAAAAGAAGCAGAAAATCATGTTAAATAA
- a CDS encoding tyrosine-protein kinase has product MPTLEIAQKKLEFIKKTEEYYNALCTNIQLSGDKLKVISVTSVNPGEGKSTTSINIAWSFARAGYKTLLIDGDIRNSVMSGVFKSREKITGLTEFLSGTTDLSHGLCDTNIENLFVVQSGSVSPNPTALLQSKIFNDMIETLRKYFDYIIVDTAPIGIVIDAAIITQKCDASILVTAMGEANKRDVQKAKQQLEQTGKPFLGVVLNKFDVQREKYGSYGGYGNYGKK; this is encoded by the coding sequence ATGCCGACATTAGAAATAGCACAAAAAAAACTGGAGTTCATTAAGAAGACAGAAGAATATTACAATGCCTTGTGTACAAATATACAGTTGAGCGGAGATAAACTAAAAGTAATTTCCGTTACTTCTGTTAACCCTGGGGAAGGAAAATCAACTACTTCCATAAATATAGCATGGTCTTTTGCGCGTGCAGGCTATAAAACTCTTTTGATCGATGGCGATATTCGAAATTCAGTTATGTCAGGAGTTTTTAAATCTCGTGAAAAAATTACAGGGCTAACAGAATTTTTATCTGGGACAACGGATTTATCTCACGGGTTATGCGATACAAATATTGAAAATTTATTTGTAGTTCAATCGGGATCTGTATCACCAAACCCTACAGCCTTGTTACAAAGTAAAATTTTTAATGACATGATTGAAACATTGCGTAAATATTTTGATTATATCATTGTTGATACAGCACCTATTGGAATTGTTATTGATGCGGCAATTATCACTCAAAAGTGTGATGCGTCCATCTTGGTAACTGCAATGGGTGAGGCGAATAAGCGTGATGTCCAAAAAGCGAAACAACAATTAGAGCAAACAGGAAAACCATTTTTAGGTGTCGTTCTCAATAAATTTGATGTTCAACGTGAAAAATATGGTTCTTACGGTGGTTATGGTAATTATGGTAAAAAATAA
- the cps4B gene encoding capsular polysaccharide biosynthesis protein Cps4B, translating into MIDIHSHIVFDVDDGPKSIEDSKALLREAYNQGVRMIVSTSHRRKGMFETPEEKIATNFLKVREIAKEVADDLVIAYGAEIYYTLDVLEKLERKEIPTLNDSRYALIEFSMHTPYREIHTGLSNILMLGITPVIAHIERYDALENNEKRVRELIDMGCYTQINSYHVLKPKFFGEKYKFMKKRARYFLERDLVHVIASDMHNLDSRPPYMEQAYDIIAKKYGAKKAKELFVENPRKIIMDQLI; encoded by the coding sequence ATGATAGACATCCATTCGCATATCGTTTTTGATGTAGATGATGGGCCAAAGTCGATAGAGGATAGCAAGGCGCTTTTAAGAGAAGCTTATAATCAAGGAGTTCGAATGATTGTGTCTACTTCGCATCGTCGAAAAGGGATGTTTGAGACTCCAGAAGAAAAAATTGCAACAAATTTTCTTAAGGTTCGTGAAATTGCAAAAGAAGTAGCAGATGATTTAGTCATTGCTTATGGCGCAGAGATATACTATACTCTGGATGTTCTAGAAAAGCTAGAAAGAAAAGAAATTCCTACTCTTAATGATAGCCGTTATGCTTTGATTGAGTTTAGCATGCATACTCCCTATCGTGAGATTCATACGGGCTTGAGCAATATTTTGATGTTGGGAATAACACCAGTAATTGCTCATATTGAACGTTATGATGCTTTAGAGAATAATGAAAAACGAGTTCGTGAACTGATTGATATGGGGTGCTATACTCAGATAAATAGTTATCATGTTTTAAAACCTAAGTTCTTTGGTGAAAAATATAAATTCATGAAAAAGAGAGCTCGGTATTTTTTAGAACGTGATTTAGTTCATGTAATTGCAAGTGACATGCACAATTTAGACAGCAGACCTCCATATATGGAACAGGCATACGATATCATTGCTAAGAAATATGGAGCGAAAAAAGCGAAAGAACTTTTTGTAGAAAATCCCAGAAAAATTATAATGGATCAATTAATTTAG
- the cpsC gene encoding capsular polysaccharide biosynthesis protein CpsC: MKDQNTLEIDVFQLFRTLWKRKLVILLVAIITSSVAFAYSTFVIKPEFTSTTRIYVVNRNQGEKSGLTNQDLQAGSYLVKDYREIILSQDVLEKVVSDLKLDLTPKGLANKIKVTVPVDTRIVSISVNDRVPEEASRIANSLREVAAQKIISITRVSDVTTLEEARPAISPSSPNIKRNTLIGFLAGGIGTSVIVLLLELLDTHVKRPEDIEDALQMTLLGVVPNLDKLK, from the coding sequence ATGAAAGATCAAAACACTTTGGAAATCGATGTATTTCAACTATTCAGAACTTTATGGAAAAGAAAGTTAGTCATTTTATTAGTGGCAATTATAACTTCTTCAGTTGCTTTTGCCTACAGTACTTTTGTTATCAAACCTGAGTTTACTAGTACGACTCGGATTTATGTAGTTAACCGTAATCAAGGAGAGAAGTCTGGTTTAACAAATCAAGACTTGCAGGCAGGATCGTACTTGGTTAAAGACTATCGTGAAATTATCCTATCGCAGGATGTTTTGGAGAAAGTTGTTTCTGATTTGAAACTAGATTTGACGCCAAAAGGTTTGGCTAATAAAATTAAAGTGACAGTACCAGTTGATACTCGTATTGTCTCTATTTCAGTTAATGATCGAGTTCCTGAAGAGGCAAGCCGTATCGCTAACTCTTTGAGAGAAGTAGCTGCTCAAAAAATTATCAGTATTACTCGTGTTTCTGATGTGACAACACTGGAGGAGGCAAGACCGGCTATATCACCATCTTCGCCAAATATTAAACGCAATACACTAATTGGTTTTTTGGCAGGGGGGATTGGAACCAGTGTTATAGTTCTTCTTCTTGAACTTTTGGACACTCATGTGAAACGTCCAGAAGATATCGAAGATGCATTGCAGATGACGCTTTTGGGAGTTGTACCAAACTTGGATAAGTTGAAATAG